The uncultured Eubacteriales bacterium region CGGGACACCGACTGCTCCTGCTTTGCTGCCAAGCTGGAGGAGGACGACGCGGTGAAGTACAACGAGAAGGATATCCTTCTGGCCGCCAGGATGCACAAGGCCATCACTGTCATCCTCTTCAAGCTGGAGGGGCAGAAGATCCTGCGCAACCCCGGTTTCGGCATGGAGGAACGGCTGCTTCTGGACAAGATCGACTACGAGCATAGGTCCATCGTTATCGACGGAAAGACCTACCAGCTGGAGGACGTGGACTTCCCCACGGTGGATCGGGCCCATCCCTACGACCTCTCCCCCGAGGAGGAGGCGGTCATGGCCCAGCTCACCAAGTCCTTCCGCCACAGTGAAAAGCTACAGCGCCACGTCCGGTTCCTCTACTCCAAGGGCGGGCTATATAAGGCTTATAACGGAAACCTCCTGCTCCACGGCTGCGTCCCCATGACCGAGGACGGGCGTATGATGGAGTTCACCATCGGCAGCGAAAAGCCACTTACGGGCCGAGCCTTCCTGGACCATGCCGAAGCGGTGGCCCGGCAGGGGTACTACGCGGGGCCCGACTCCCCGGAGCGGCAGTTCGGCATGGACTTTCTCTGGTTCCTCTGGGCGGGGAAGGACTCGCCCCTCTTCGGCCGGGCCCGCATGACCACCTTCGAGCGGCGGCTGATCAAGGACGAGAGCTCCTGGGTGGAGGAGAAGAACCCCTACTACAAGCACTATAACGACCCCAAGGTCTGCGTGGGCCTCCTGGCTGAGTTCGGGCTCTCGGGTCCCCACTGCCACATCATCAACGGCCATATGCCGGTGAAGAGCAAGAAGGGGGAGAGCCCCATCAAGGGAGGCGGCAGGCTCGTCGTCATCGACGGCGGTTTCTGCCGGGCCTACCAGCCCACCACCGGCATTGCGGGGTATACCCTCATCTCCAACTCCGAGTGCCTGCGCATCGTCTCTCACAAGCCCTTTGACGGGAAGGAAAAGGCGATCCGAAAAAATAAGGATATCTCCTCCAGCTCCGTCATTTTTGAGCGCATGGATAAGCGCATCAAGATCTCGGAGACCGACATCGGCATCGAGCTACGCCGCCAGGCCGACGACCTGAAGGCCCTTCTCCACGCCTACAAGTCCGGCGCAGTGAAGGAGGACCATAAGAAGTAAGCTTTGTGCCGAGTTTGGGCCCATGATATTGGAAACAGCAGCTATAACCTCATTTTATTGCGTACCGCCTGTGTGCAGACTCTCTCTGCCTCATCAGCGAGTTTCCGTTCGTCGCAGTTTAGCAGCTGTCCGTTTTGGTACACAACGCTCCCGTTTATCATGGTCATGCTGACCGGCCCGATGACAGAAACACGGGCCAGCAGATTCTTGGGGTCATGCAGCGTTCCGGCAAGCTCCAATACATCGGTGTCGATCATAAACAGATCGGCGGCTTTGGAGACCTCCAAAGAGCCCAAATCTGTCCTGCCCAATGTCTGCGCGCCGTTTACAGTGGCAATTTTCAACATTTCATAAGGGGAAATACAGCCGCCGCGCCGCTTGCTGTGGTAGGCCTGCATCAAATAGGCCATTCTCATGGAGTCCAACAGGCTTGAGCTGTCATTGGTTGCAGAGCCATCGCATCCAAGGCTGACCCGAACGCCCTGCTGCGTCATCGCTTTGATATCAAGGATGGGAAAGCCGCCCAATACAGCGGGGGCAGGGCAATGAGAGACCCCGATGCCATAGCTTGCCAGCGTCGCGTACTCTGCAGGCTGTATGTCCCATCCGTGCGCAATCCATAAATCCGGGCCGGCAAAGCCGATGTCTTCGCACCACGCAAGCGAGCGCATGCCAAAGCGTTCCTGCATAATCGGGTCTTCGCCCTCGCCCAAATGGGTGTGCAGGCGTACATTGTGCTTGCGCGCAAGCTCTGCGGAAGCTTTGAAGGTCTCGGGATAGCTGTTCATGGGCTGGCATGGCGCCACTACAATTTGCCGCATAGAGAACGCCGCGGGGTCGTGATAGGCGTTGATCAGCCGCTCGCAATCCTCGATGAACACATCCGTGGTTTCCAGCATCCCCTCGGGGATGGTGCTGCCTTCGCTGCGGGGCAGCGTATTTCCGCCGCGTCCGGCGTGGTAGCGGATTCCCAGCAAGGCGGCGGCGTCCATCTGCCTGTCCACCAGCTTCTTGCCCGACTGCGACGTATAGCAATATTGGTGGTCAAAGGCACAGGTGCAGCCGTGCTTGATCAGGTCGGTCAGGGCGGTCAGGGTTGAATAGTAGATGACGTCCTCGTTAATGATCTGAAATACCCTGTAGATTTTGTCCAGCCATTCCGGGACGGTCATGTTCGGATAATCGATGGAGATCAAATTGCGTACAAACGTCTGAAAAAAATGGTGATGTGTGTTTACAAGTCCAGGGTAGACAAATTTGTTTCTGCCGTCAATAACCTCATCTATTTTGTGGCCTTGCGCCAAGTCTTTTCCGATCTGTATGATCTTCGGCCCGTCAATCAGCAGGTCCGTGTCGTAATAAACCCGATCTTCCGAATCGCAGGAGACAATGGCCCTGGCATTTTTAATTAGAATCATACAGACACCTCAAAATTATTTATGTTTTCCCGAAAGACGTCTTGGTTCCCCGGATTCAGACGTACTTCACGAATTGCCCTTATTGCATTATAACATTTGAATTGACAATCGCAATACAAAGAAAGCGCGTTGCAGATGCCCTGCAACGCGCTTTCTTTGTATTATATCTCGTTTAGGATATGGGATTTCATCTTCTGGAAGGTCTCGTCGGAGACGTCGTGCTCAATGCGGCAGGCGTCCTCCGCTGCGGCGGCGGGAGGCACGCCCAGGGAGATGAGCCATGTGGTAAGGAGCTGGTGCCGCTCATAGATGCGCCTGGCCACCTCCAGCCCGGAGGAGGTCAGGTCGATGAGTCCGTCCTTCTCCATGGTGATATAACCATTCTCCCGCAGCAGGCCCATGGCCCGGCTGACGCTGGGCTTGGAGAAATTCATATGCCGCGCCACGTCGATGCTGCGGACTGTACCGTGAGACTCCTTGAGGATGAGGATGCTCTCCAGATAGTCCTCCCCGGATTCCTGCATTTTCATATCAGCACCCCCTGACCGTTGATTTTTACATAGTGTATCACAAGCCGTGGGGAAATACAAGGGGTGCCATAGAGGCATGACTTATCATGTCCGCGGAGAGGGCGGGAGCTCTCACTCGTTCCCCTCGTCCGCGGTTGTCAGCGCGTCGTAGCGTTCCAGAAAGGAGTGCTCCACGCCCTTGGTCTTGTAGCCCACCATGGTATCGAGGCATACGGCGTGGATGCTGTTGAAGATGCTCTTCTCGATATTGGGGTTGTCCCGTTTCAGGTGGCGGATGAGGGACTTGACTTCCTGGCGCTTGGAGCCGCCGCCGCCGTTATCGCACATGGTGCAGTTCTCGGTGAAGCGGCAGGCGCATTGGATGAACTCTAAGTCGTTGTACCGTTTCCAGGCCAGGATGTTCTCCTCGTGGATACAGTACATGGGGCGGATGAGCTCCATGCCCTCGAAGTTTTTGCTGTGGAGCTTGGGCAGCATGGCCTGGAGCTGGGAGCCGTAGAACATGCCCAGGACGGTGGTTTCGATCACGTCGCTGAAGTGGTGCCCCAGAGCGATCTTATTGCAGCCCAGCTCCTTCGCCTTGCTGTACAGGTGGCCCCGGCGCATCCGGGCGCAGAGGTAGCAGGGGGACTGGTCGGTGCTGTTTGCCACCGCGAAGATGTCGGTTTCAAACACGGTGATGGGGATATTTAAAAGCCGGGCATTGCTCTCGATCTTCTGGCGGTTTAACTCGTTATAGCCGGGGTCCATCACAAGGTAGACGAGGTCGAAGGGCACGTCGCTGTGCTTATGGAGCTCCTGCATGAGCTTAGCCATGAGCATGGAGTCCTTCCCGCCCGAGATGCACACGGCGATCTTATCCCCGGCCTGGATGAGCTCGTACCGGCGCACGGCGTAGGTAAAGGGCTTCCACAGCTCCTTGCGGTATTTCTGGATGATGCTCCGCTCTACCAGCTGGTGGGGCGCTAACTCTCTGCTCATTTGGTCAACTCCCGATAACAGCGGTCAAAGGCCGCGAGAAATCCCTCCAGCTCCTCCGCCGTGGTGAGGTGGCTCAGGCTGACCCGCCAGGAGGAGAGGGCGTTTTTCCGGTCCCGGCTGACTGCAAAGACCGCCCGGGAGGGCAGCCCCTCCGCCGAGCAGGCCGACTTGACCGATACGCACACCCCCTCGGCGTCCAGTGAGCGCTGAAAGCGGGTGCCCTTGACGCCCTGCACGCTCAGGTTGAGGATATGGGGCACGGCGCTCTCCGGGCTGTTGATGCGCACCAGCGGGTAAGCGCTCAGGGCGGCGCGGAGGCGCGTGTTATGGTTTTTTACGACCGCCAGCCGCTCAGCTTGCTGGTTCACTGCCAGGGAGAGGGCGGCTTCGGCAGCGGCGGCCAGAGCCAGGGTAGGGGTGCCGCTGCGGTAGAGGGTGGCACCGGTGCCGCCATGGATCAGCGGCTCGATGGCGAGGCCGCGGCGCTTGAACAAAATGCCGCTGCCGTTGAGCCCGTAAAATTTGTGGGGGGCAAAGCTCATGGTGTCCACCCCGTCGAAGTGGAGGGCGGTCTTGCCCACGGCCTGGGTGGCGTCCACATGAAGGCGGCAATTGGGGTAGGCGGAGAGAAGCGCCGCGATCTCCCCGATGGGCTGGACTGTGCCCAGCTCGCTGTCCACCGCGGTGACGGCTACCAGCACCGTGTCGCTGCGCAGGAGGGCGCGCAGATGCTGAAGGTCCACTGTTCCGTCCTGGAGGATGTCCACCAGGTCGATCTCATAGCCCTGCTCCTGTAAGGCGGTGAGGCAGGCGCTCACAGAGGGGTGCTCCAGGGGGGTGGAGATGATGTGTTTCCCGGCGTGGCGCTGTGCCCGGGCGATACCCTTGACAGCCAGATTATTGGACTCGCTAGCCCCGGAGGTGTAGATGAGCTCGGCGGGGTTAACCCCCAGCAAAAAGGCGATGGAGTCGGTGAGGCGCGCTAGCTCCTCCGCCGCCGTGCGGCCCGCGGCGTGCTGGGCGTTGGGGTTGCCCATAAAGTTTCTTTCGGTCTGGCAGAAACGCTCCAGCACCAACAGATCCGCCGGGGTGTTAGCCGAATAGTCGAGATAGATCATGCTCTTCCTCCGAATTTCGCGAGGTCCTTGAGAACCTCCCCGGCCAGGATGAGGCCGGCCACCGAGGGGACAAATGCGTTGCTGCCCGGCACCTGGCGGCGCTGGGTGCACTTGCGGGCCGTGCCCGGCGGGCAGATGCAGTTGGTACGGCAGGAGATGGACATATCGTCAATGGGGGTCATGGCCTCCTCCTTGGAGTAGACCACCTTCAGCTTTTTGACGCCCCGTTTCTTCAGCTCCTTGCGCATGATCCGGGCCAGGGGGCACATGGAGGTCTTGTAGATGTCGGCCACCTCGAAGGCGGTGGGGTCCATCTTGTTGCCCGCCCCCATGCAGCTGATGATGGGGGTTCCGGAGCGCTCTGCCTGCATGACCAGCTCCAGCTTACCGGTGACGGTGTCGATGGCGTCCACCACATAGTCGTACTGGGTGAAGTCAAACTGCGATGCCGTATCCGGCATATAGAAGGTCTTATAGGTGGTCACTACCGCGTTGGGGTTGATGTCCAGGACCCGCTCACGGGCCACGTCTACCTTGTACTGCCCCACGGTCTTGCGGGTGGCGAAGAGCTGGCGGTTGAGGTTGGTGAGGCAGACCTTGTCGTCGTCGATGAGGTCGAGGGTCCCCACGCCGCTGCGGGCCAGGGCCTCCACCGTGTACCCGCCCACGCCGCCGATGCCGAAGACTGCCACCCGGGCCTTGGAGAGAGCGTCCATGCCGTCGCGCCCAAAGAGTAATTGTGTCCTTGAAAACTGATTTAACATCCCTATGTCTGCCTCGCTTACTTGATGGTTTCCAAAATGGTGCCGCCGCCCACGATGACGTCTTCGTCGTAGAGGACCACGGCCTGACCCGGGGTGACGGCCCGCTGGGGTTCGTCAAACTCCAGGCGGACGGTCCCATCCGGTCCGGGAGTGGCGGTGGCCCACTGCTCGGTCTGGCGGTAACGGGTCTTGGCCTTTACCCGCAGGGGGGCGGTGAGGGTCTCAACGGAGATCCAATTCATGTCCCCGGCCAGCAGGGTGCGGGTGTAGAGGGAGCTGTCCGGCCCCACGGTGACGGTGTTGTCCTCCATGCTCTTGCCGCAGACGTAAACGGGAGACCCCATGGCGAGGTCGAGGCCCTTGCGCTGGCCCAGAGTGTACCTTATGGCTCCCCGATGCCTGCCCACCACCTTGCCGGTCTCGTCCAGAAAATCGCCGGGAGGGTAGGCCTTGCCGGTGTACTGCTCCATAAAAGTGGCATAGTCGCCGTCAGGGACAAAACAGATGTCCTGACTGTCGTGCTTGTGGGCGTTGACGAAGCCCAGCTCCTCCGCCAGGGCCCGCACCTGGGTTTTTGCGTACGCGCCCAGGGGGAAGAGGGTGTGGGCAAGCTGGTCCTGGGTGAGGACGTAGAGGACGTAGCTCTGATCCTTGCTGGCGTCCACCGCTTTTTTGAGGAGCCAGCGGCCCCGAGCCTCGTCATACTCGATGCGGGCGTAGTGCCCTGTGGCTACATGGGAGAGACCCTTGTCGCGGGCGGTCTGGAGAAGCTTGTCGAACTTCATATAGCGGTTGCAGTCAATGCAGGGGTTGGGGGTGGCTCCGGCCTCGTAGGTGAGGATAAATTTTCCGATGATCTGCTCGTTGAAGTCGTCGGTAAAGTTGACGACCTCATGGGGCATATCGAGCTGGAAGGCAACGTCGGCCGCGTCGTCCACATCCCGCTGGGAGCAGCAGGTGTGAAACTGGCACAGGCCGATGTCCTCGTTGCGGTAGAGGCGCATGGTGGCCCCCTCGCAGCGATAGCCCCGCTGCAGCGTCAGATAAGCGGCGACGGCGCTGTCCACGCCGCCGCTCATGGCGATGAGGGCGGTCATATTCTCCGGCATTTTAAAATCACACCTTTTGTAAAGAGGATGATGAAAGCGTGGACCGTTTTCATAGAGGAATAGTAGATTATCGGTTCATACTAACACGCGGCGCTCCGCCTGTCAACCTGCCGGGGCGGGCGAAATTTTCGTTCGCGCGGTGGGCGGTGGCGGCGGTTTTTTTCCTTTTTTGACAATCTGCACGAAACCGACATTTTTCTTATTGCTCTTCTTGTGGATTCAGGATAAAATGAGAGCAACAGAAGTGGAGGGAACGGATTGAGCTTGTATCACATCATGGTGGTGGACGACGAGGCCGAGGTACGCCAGGGCATTGCCCGAAAGATTGACTGGGCGGCCCTGGGCTTTGAGATCGTGGCCGACGCGGAAAACGGCCTGGACGCGCTGGAGAAGGCGGAGAACCTTGATCTGGACGTGGTGCTGACCGATATCAAGATGCCCTTTATGGACGGGCTGCAGTTCGGCGCAGAGCTTGCCCGGAGAAAGCCCGCCGTGAAACTCATCGTCTTCTCCGGATTCGATGAGTTTGAGTTTGCCAAGGAGGCCATCAAGCTCAACGTGGTGGAGTATGTCCTCAAGCCGGTGAACGCCGAGGAGCTGTCCGGCATCCTGCGGAGAGTGAAGGCGACCCTGGATCAGGACCTCGCCCAGCGGCGCAACATCGACCAGCTCACCCAGGTCTACCATCGCAGCCTGCCCCTCATGAGGGAAAAGTTTCTCCACGACCTGCTCCGAGCTCCCATGGGTACGGCGGAAATCTACCGCCAGAGCGAGGCGCACGCCCTCGCCATCCGGGAGGGGAGATATAAGATCGTGGCGGTATGCAACGTGGACGTGAAAACGGACAGGCCCCCGGCCATTGCCGCCGAGCTCATCTCCGTCTCGGTACGGCAGATGCTGGACGACGCGCTGCGGGGCCGATGCCGCCGGGAAATTTTCTTGAGCGTCACCTCGGTCATCGTCGCCACCTCCTGGGACGCCGACCCGGTGGAGGAGCTGATGAGCCTGCTGGGAGAGGTGTGCGACGAGTGCTCGCGCATCTTCAACGTGGCGGTGACGGCAGGGATCGGGCGGCCCAGGGAGCGGCTGGAGGACCTGTACCTCTCCTATGCCGAGGCACGGGCCGCCGTGGAGTATAAGGTGCTGACGGGGACCGGGAAGTCCATCTATATCCAGGACATGGAGCGCACCGACGCCGGGCGTACCGCGCCCGACTCTCTCCGGGTGCAAAAGCTCCTCTCGGCCATCAAGTTCGGTACCCGGGAGCAGATCGCGCTTCAGGCGGACCAGCTTTTGGAGGAGGGGGGCGAGGACTGGAGCACTCAGGCCCGGCTGATGGCGGGGCTGGGTACCCTGGTTCCCCTTATTCAGCGGTATGGTCTGAGCGAGGAAACCATCCTGGGGAGCCAAGAGGAGAGGCTCGCCCTGCTGACGGGGGATATGTCGGAGGAGAAGGCGCGAAGCTGGCTGCTGGAGGTATGTATGCGCATGAGCGGGCGGCTGAGCCAGGAGCGGCTG contains the following coding sequences:
- the fbp gene encoding Fructose-1,6-bisphosphatase class 3 — translated: MKEQTETPSLRYLEMLSRQYPTVQAASTEIVNLQAILNLPKGTEHFISDVHGEYEAFLHILNSASGVVREKVDEVLAASVSKADRDELVTLIYYPAEKLEEVQRLSDDMEEWYRITLHRLIDVCRLVTSKYTRSKVRKAEPPEYAYIIDELLNTNYEFHNKREYYENIISTIIDIDRAGDFVVAVCQLIKRMVVDHLHVVGDVFDRGPRADIIMDSLLDYHSVDIQWGNHDVLWMGAATGSRTLVATVLSNSIHYNNLEVIETGYGISLRPLALFANEVYRDTDCSCFAAKLEEDDAVKYNEKDILLAARMHKAITVILFKLEGQKILRNPGFGMEERLLLDKIDYEHRSIVIDGKTYQLEDVDFPTVDRAHPYDLSPEEEAVMAQLTKSFRHSEKLQRHVRFLYSKGGLYKAYNGNLLLHGCVPMTEDGRMMEFTIGSEKPLTGRAFLDHAEAVARQGYYAGPDSPERQFGMDFLWFLWAGKDSPLFGRARMTTFERRLIKDESSWVEEKNPYYKHYNDPKVCVGLLAEFGLSGPHCHIINGHMPVKSKKGESPIKGGGRLVVIDGGFCRAYQPTTGIAGYTLISNSECLRIVSHKPFDGKEKAIRKNKDISSSSVIFERMDKRIKISETDIGIELRRQADDLKALLHAYKSGAVKEDHKK
- the atzB gene encoding Hydroxydechloroatrazine ethylaminohydrolase; this translates as MILIKNARAIVSCDSEDRVYYDTDLLIDGPKIIQIGKDLAQGHKIDEVIDGRNKFVYPGLVNTHHHFFQTFVRNLISIDYPNMTVPEWLDKIYRVFQIINEDVIYYSTLTALTDLIKHGCTCAFDHQYCYTSQSGKKLVDRQMDAAALLGIRYHAGRGGNTLPRSEGSTIPEGMLETTDVFIEDCERLINAYHDPAAFSMRQIVVAPCQPMNSYPETFKASAELARKHNVRLHTHLGEGEDPIMQERFGMRSLAWCEDIGFAGPDLWIAHGWDIQPAEYATLASYGIGVSHCPAPAVLGGFPILDIKAMTQQGVRVSLGCDGSATNDSSSLLDSMRMAYLMQAYHSKRRGGCISPYEMLKIATVNGAQTLGRTDLGSLEVSKAADLFMIDTDVLELAGTLHDPKNLLARVSVIGPVSMTMINGSVVYQNGQLLNCDERKLADEAERVCTQAVRNKMRL
- a CDS encoding Iron dependent repressor DNA binding domain protein; protein product: MKMQESGEDYLESILILKESHGTVRSIDVARHMNFSKPSVSRAMGLLRENGYITMEKDGLIDLTSSGLEVARRIYERHQLLTTWLISLGVPPAAAAEDACRIEHDVSDETFQKMKSHILNEI
- a CDS encoding Predicted ATPase of the PP-loop superfamily implicated in cell cycle control, which translates into the protein MSRELAPHQLVERSIIQKYRKELWKPFTYAVRRYELIQAGDKIAVCISGGKDSMLMAKLMQELHKHSDVPFDLVYLVMDPGYNELNRQKIESNARLLNIPITVFETDIFAVANSTDQSPCYLCARMRRGHLYSKAKELGCNKIALGHHFSDVIETTVLGMFYGSQLQAMLPKLHSKNFEGMELIRPMYCIHEENILAWKRYNDLEFIQCACRFTENCTMCDNGGGGSKRQEVKSLIRHLKRDNPNIEKSIFNSIHAVCLDTMVGYKTKGVEHSFLERYDALTTADEGNE
- a CDS encoding Cysteine sulfinate desulfinase/cysteine desulfurase and related enzymes, with product MIYLDYSANTPADLLVLERFCQTERNFMGNPNAQHAAGRTAAEELARLTDSIAFLLGVNPAELIYTSGASESNNLAVKGIARAQRHAGKHIISTPLEHPSVSACLTALQEQGYEIDLVDILQDGTVDLQHLRALLRSDTVLVAVTAVDSELGTVQPIGEIAALLSAYPNCRLHVDATQAVGKTALHFDGVDTMSFAPHKFYGLNGSGILFKRRGLAIEPLIHGGTGATLYRSGTPTLALAAAAEAALSLAVNQQAERLAVVKNHNTRLRAALSAYPLVRINSPESAVPHILNLSVQGVKGTRFQRSLDAEGVCVSVKSACSAEGLPSRAVFAVSRDRKNALSSWRVSLSHLTTAEELEGFLAAFDRCYRELTK
- a CDS encoding conserved hypothetical protein (Evidence 4 : Homologs of previously reported genes of unknown function): MLNQFSRTQLLFGRDGMDALSKARVAVFGIGGVGGYTVEALARSGVGTLDLIDDDKVCLTNLNRQLFATRKTVGQYKVDVARERVLDINPNAVVTTYKTFYMPDTASQFDFTQYDYVVDAIDTVTGKLELVMQAERSGTPIISCMGAGNKMDPTAFEVADIYKTSMCPLARIMRKELKKRGVKKLKVVYSKEEAMTPIDDMSISCRTNCICPPGTARKCTQRRQVPGSNAFVPSVAGLILAGEVLKDLAKFGGRA
- the mnmA gene encoding tRNA-specific 2-thiouridylase MnmA, giving the protein MPENMTALIAMSGGVDSAVAAYLTLQRGYRCEGATMRLYRNEDIGLCQFHTCCSQRDVDDAADVAFQLDMPHEVVNFTDDFNEQIIGKFILTYEAGATPNPCIDCNRYMKFDKLLQTARDKGLSHVATGHYARIEYDEARGRWLLKKAVDASKDQSYVLYVLTQDQLAHTLFPLGAYAKTQVRALAEELGFVNAHKHDSQDICFVPDGDYATFMEQYTGKAYPPGDFLDETGKVVGRHRGAIRYTLGQRKGLDLAMGSPVYVCGKSMEDNTVTVGPDSSLYTRTLLAGDMNWISVETLTAPLRVKAKTRYRQTEQWATATPGPDGTVRLEFDEPQRAVTPGQAVVLYDEDVIVGGGTILETIK
- a CDS encoding conserved hypothetical protein (Evidence 4 : Homologs of previously reported genes of unknown function), translated to MSLYHIMVVDDEAEVRQGIARKIDWAALGFEIVADAENGLDALEKAENLDLDVVLTDIKMPFMDGLQFGAELARRKPAVKLIVFSGFDEFEFAKEAIKLNVVEYVLKPVNAEELSGILRRVKATLDQDLAQRRNIDQLTQVYHRSLPLMREKFLHDLLRAPMGTAEIYRQSEAHALAIREGRYKIVAVCNVDVKTDRPPAIAAELISVSVRQMLDDALRGRCRREIFLSVTSVIVATSWDADPVEELMSLLGEVCDECSRIFNVAVTAGIGRPRERLEDLYLSYAEARAAVEYKVLTGTGKSIYIQDMERTDAGRTAPDSLRVQKLLSAIKFGTREQIALQADQLLEEGGEDWSTQARLMAGLGTLVPLIQRYGLSEETILGSQEERLALLTGDMSEEKARSWLLEVCMRMSGRLSQERLSTAKRLVEEARDYIQGRYADSALSVEALCQRLHISQSYFSTIFKQETGMSCVQYLTDVRMEKASELLRTTDDKTYVVAEKVGYDEPNYFSYVFKRKFGVSPSQYRK